In one Gracilinanus agilis isolate LMUSP501 chromosome 6, AgileGrace, whole genome shotgun sequence genomic region, the following are encoded:
- the LOC123252635 gene encoding olfactory receptor 10AG1-like encodes MFSRKKMEGTNLTVVMEFILLGFSDLPKLQGFLFGIFFIIYMTILMGNALIIVITQVEPALQTPMYFFLGNFSFLEICYTSVTLPRILINLWTQNRHISLPACATQLCIFLILGLTECFLLAVMACDRYVAICKPLYYPLIMNHKVCTRLVVGAWISAIPVVMVLAYQIFSLPFCGSNKLNHIFCDIHPLLKLACGDTSLNELSVYIDGILFGMAPFLLIIVSYIKIITAIFKLPSGMGRHKAFSTCSSHLMVVGLFFGSALIMYVRPKSSHSAGIDRILSIFYTIVTPMFNPMIYSLRNKDVICALKKLLPKCVGS; translated from the coding sequence atgttttcaagaaaaaaaatggaaggaacaaATCTTACAGTTGTGATGGAATTCATTCTCCTGGGATTTTCTGACCTTCCCAAGCTCCAAGGCtttctatttggaattttctttatcATATATATGACTATCCTTATGGGAAATGCCCTTATAATTGTCATAACTCAGGTTGAACCAGCTCTTCAAACAcccatgtatttttttcttggaaatttttcCTTCTTAGAGATTTGCTACACATCAGTCACACTTCCCAGAATCCTGATAAACCTTTGGACCCAGAACAGGCATATTTCTTTGCCAGCTTGTGCCACTCAACTTTGTATCTTTCTTATTCTGGGATTAACAGAGTGTTTTCTACTGGCTGTAATGGCATGTGATCGTTATGTAGCTATATGTAAGCCTCTGTATTATCCTCTTATCATGAATCACAAGGTGTGTACCAGACTTGTAGTTGGTGCATGGATAAGTGCAATCCCAGTTGTGATGGTACTGGCATACCAgattttttctctgcctttctgtggTTCTAACAAACTTAATCATATTTTTTGTGATATCCATCCTCTATTGAAATTGGCCTGTGGGGACACATCTTTGAATGAACTATCTGTCTATATTGATGGTATTCTATTTGGCATGGCTCCCTTTCTCCTGATAATTGTGTCCTACATCAAAATCATCACTGCCATCTTTAAGCTTCCATCAGGCATGGGGAGACACAAAGCTTTCTCCACTTGTTCTTCTCACCTCATGGTTGttggtttattttttggttctgctCTCATTATGTATGTGAGACCTAAGTCTAGCCACTCAGCAGGAATAGATAGAATTCTCTCAATTTTCTATACCATTGTTACCCCAATGTTTAACCCAATGATATATAGCTTGCGTAACAAAGATGTAATTTGTGCCCTGAAAAAATTACTACCCAAATGCGTAGGGTCTTGA
- the LOC123251646 gene encoding olfactory receptor 10AG1-like — translation MKRNMGETNITIMVEFILLGFSNLPRLEGFLFVLFLVIYMSILIGNGLIIFITKIDPSLQTPMYFFIGNFSFLEICYTSVTIPRLLTNLWSQRRNISFLACAVQLTSFLIMGATECFLLAVMAYDRYVAICKPLYYHVIMNHKTCIKLVVGSWISGIPLQIGQTYQIFSLPLCGSNKLNHIFCDIPPLLKLACGDTSVNEFSVYADVLILAMIPFLLILWSYSQIIGTILKLPSATGRSKAFSTCSSHLIVVGLFFGSAIITYLRPKSIHSAEADKVLSLFYTIVTPMFNPIIYSLRNKDIIVALKKLLPK, via the coding sequence atgaaaagaaatatgggaGAAACAAATATCACTATCATGGTGGAATTCATTCTCTTGGGATTTTCTAATCTTCCTAGGCTTGAAGGCTTTCTCTTTGTGCTATTTTTGGTCATCTATATGAGTATTCTGATAGGAAATGGCCTAATTATTTTCATTACCAAGATTGATCCAAGTCTCCAAACACCTATGTATTTTTTCATTGGAAACTTTTCCTTCTTAGAAATTTGTTACACATCAGTAACTATACCAAGATTGCTGACAAACCTTTGgagccaaagaagaaatatttccttCCTGGCTTGTGCTGTACAACttacttcttttcttattatggGAGCCACTGAATGCTTCCTACTAGCTGTGATGGCTTATGATCGTTATGTGGCCATCTGTAAGCCACTCTACTATCATGTCATCATGAATCACAAGACATGTATCAAGCTGGTGGTTGGCTCCTGGATCAGTGGAATCCCACTCCAAATAGGACAGACTTACCAGATTTTCTCTTTGCCCTTATGTGGTTCTAACAAACTTAATCACATATTCTGTGACATCCCACCATTACTAAAATTGGCATGTGGAGACACGTCAGTAAATGAGTTCTCTGTCTATGCTGATGTTCTGATCTTAGCCATGATTCCCTTTCTATTGATATTATGGTCATACAGCCAAATCATTGGTACCATACTCAAACTACCATCAGCCACTGGAAGATCCAAAGCATTTTCTACTTGTTCTTCTCACCTCATTGTTGTAGGTTTATTCTTTGGATCAGCTATCATAACATATTTGCGACCCAAATCTATTCATTCAGCAGAAGCAGACaaagttctctctcttttctatacTATTGTGACTCCCATGTTCAACCCTATAATATACAGTCTTAGAAACAAAGATATCATTGTTGCACTGAAGAAACTGTTACCCAAGTAA